One genomic region from Cucumis melo cultivar AY chromosome 9, USDA_Cmelo_AY_1.0, whole genome shotgun sequence encodes:
- the LOC103482823 gene encoding probable trehalase: MPVLHPHLPPIRFSSLTLFHFLLIMPLLRPAAASLPEVFSPRLADKGPVIPVPNLVKFLERLQVVALNSFGKLDFDLKYYVDLSLKFDLNSTQIAFDALERSSNGSVSVENLRTFISNYFHSAGTDLVYSNPVDFNPQPDGFLPKVENVEVRTWALDIHNFWKNLSRRVSDDLIHHPDTHTLLPLPEPVVVPGSRFREIYYWDSYWIIRGLLASKMYDTAKGIVINLISMIDEFGHVLNGARSYYTNRSQPPLLSSMVYDIYLRTGDLEFVRNSLPALIKEHKFWNSGFHSVTVQNGNGNHSLSRYYAMWNEPRPESSLVDEKLASKFANNYEKKHLYREIASAAESGWDFSSRWMRDSTDLSTLATTSILPVDLNVFILKMELDISNLARAVGDYCTAEHFFEASLVRKKTINSIFWNSEKGQWLDYWLDNGSYKGAHSWNARNQNQNIYASNFIPLWIESFYSDSRQMKKVLKSLRNSGLLCNAGIATSVINSGEQWDFPNGWAPIQHMIVEGLARSELPEAKALAADIAARWLRTNYVAYKHTGFMHEKYDVQKCGDFGGGGEYVPQTGFGWSNGVVLAFLEEFGWPKDQKIDCYLPS, encoded by the exons ATGCCTGTCCTTCACCCCCATCTTCCTCCCATTCGTTTTTCATCATTAACCCTTTTCCATTTCTTACTCATCATGCCATTACTCCGTCCCGCCGCCGCCTCGTTGCCGGAAGTTTTTTCCCCACGACTCGCCGATAAGGGCCCTGTTATACCGGTACCCAATCTCGTTAAGTTTCTTGAGCGTCTTCAGGTTGTGGCTCTGAACTCGTTTGGGAAATTGGATTTTGATCTTAAATATTATGTTGATTTGTCTCTGAAATTCGATTTGAATTCTACCCAAATCGCTTTTGATGCCCTTGAACGATCCTCCAATGGCTCTGTTTCCGTTGAGAATTTGAGGACATTCATTTCGAACTATTTCCATAGTGCCGGTACCGACTTGGTTTACTCTAATCCGGTCGATTTTAACCCTCAGCCTGATGGGTTTTTGCCTAAAGTTGAGAATGTGGAGGTTAGAACTTGGGCTTTAGATATTCATAATTTTTGGAAGAATCTTAGCCGTAGAGTCTCTGATGATCTCATTCATCATCCTGATACCCACACTTTGCTGCCGTTGCCGGAGCCTGTTGTCGTTCCGGGATCCAGATTCCGGGAAATATACTATTGGGATTCTTATTGGATTATCAG AGGTTTGTTAGCTAGTAAAATGTATGATACTGCTAAGGGAATTGTTATTAATCTCATTTCGATGATCGATGAATTTGGCCATGTTCTTAATGGTGCCAGATCTTATTACACTAACAGAAG TCAGCCTCCCCTTTTGAGTTCCATGGTTTATGACATATACCTTAGGACTGGGGATTTAGAGTTTGTGAGAAATTCACTCCCAGCTTTAATCAAAGAGCACAAGTTTTGGAATTCAG GATTCCATTCAGTTACTGTccaaaatggaaatggaaatcaCTCTTTGTCTAGGTACTATGCAATGTGGAACGAACCGAGGCCGGAATCTTCGCTGGTG GATGAGAAACTTGCCTCGAAGTTTGCGAATAACTATGAAAAAAAGCATCTATACCGTGAAATCGCATCAGCAGCCGAATCCGGTTGGGATTTCAGTTCAAGATGGATGAG GGATTCGACAGACTTATCAACTTTGGCTACAACTTCAATCTTGCCAGTTGATCTCAATGTATTCATACTCAAG ATGGAACTTGACATTTCCAATTTGGCAAGAGCCGTTGGAGATTACTGCACGGCAGAACACTTTTTTGAGGCCTCTCTAGTTAGAAAGAAGACAATCAACTCTATTTTTTGGAATTCAGAGAAGGGACAATGGCTTGATTACTGGCTTGATAACGGCTCATACAAG GGTGCTCATTCATGGAATGCTCGAAACCAGAACCAGAACATATACGCTTCAAACTTCATTCCCTTGTGGATCGAATCATTTTACTCCG ATAGCAGACAAATGaagaaagttttgaaaagtTTACGGAACTCAGGCTTGTTGTGCAATGCTGGGATTGCAACTTCAGTGATTAATTCGGGGGAACAGTG GGATTTCCCAAACGGTTGGGCGCCAATCCAACACATGATCGTCGAGGGACTGGCAAGATCCGAATTGCCAGAAGCAAAGGCATTGGCCGCGGACATCGCCGCCAGATGGCTTCGAACTAACTATGTAGCTTACAAGCACACGGGATTTATGCATGAGAAGTATGATGTCCAAAAGTGTGGAGACTTTGGTGGAGGAGGTGAATACGTCCCTCAG ACTGGCTTTGGATGGTCAAATGGAGTTGTTTTGGCATTTCTTGAAGAGTTTGGATGGCCAAAAGATCAAAAGATAGACTGCTATTTACCTTCTTAA